GCACCACGCGCTACCGCTGCCGGGGAGCGGTGATCCCCTCGCCCTGGCCAGCCACAGGATGAGGAACTCAAGGAAGTCCGGGGGGACTTGTGGAGAGCCCGGCGCTCGAAGACGGGCACGCCGGGTTGGGGAGGCGGTCCGGGAACCAACCGGCAACGATGCTGGCAGGGCGCCCCGGCCCGGCCTCGCCGCGCCGCGCCGCGCCGCGGGCAAACGCCACACCCATGCGGTGATCGCCCTTGCCCGCCGCAGAGTCGACGTCCTGTGGGCCCTGATCCGGGACGGCCGCTTCTACGAAGTCGCTCCGCCCAAGCCCACCGGCTGGTTCGGGTGATCATCAGGCCGCCACAACCAGCGCAGAGCATCTGGGAGCAGGACACCACCGTGGTTGGGGCTGTGGCCGCCATCACCCAGGACGAGACGGAAGTCGTAGCCGGCTTCTGCGAGTGCTGCCGCGACACGCAAGTTGTCGGCGAGCCAGTTCGCCTCGGGCTCGTTCCAGCGCAGGTCACGATGGCCCGCCTGCAGGAAGATCCGCAGCGGCTTGCGGGGAACGCGGGGAATGACTTCGGGGTACGGGTTGCCGTCCGGCATCTGCGCGAAGCTGGACAGGTACCCGATGACGCGGCGGAACTTGTCCGGGCGCAGCCACGCCGCGGTGAAGGCGCAGTTGCCGCCGCTGCTGCCACCGCAGATGCCCCACTGATCGGGGTCCTCGGCGATCGAGTAGTGCTTGTTGACCTCGGGGACGATCTCGTTCAGGAGGAAACTGACGTACCGGTCGTCGAATGCGTCGTACTCGGTGTTGCGGTTCTTCGGATCCTCGGCGTCGGGGAAGACACCCGGGTCGACGAACACGCCGATGGTGACCGGGATGTCACCCCGGTGCATGAGGTTGTCCAGGACGATCGCCCCGCGGACCTCACCTGCGGGGTCCAGGTACCACCATCCGTCCTGGAACACCATGAGCGACGCTGGGTTGGCGGGGTTGTAGCTCGCTGGCACGTGGACCCAGAACTTCCGGGACGTGCCGGGGTACATCGCGCTGTCGTTCCAGTCGAACTCGATCGTTTCCCCAGCGGGCACGTCCGGCTGTAGAGCCGAGTCGGGGCCGTGAGCGTAGCGAACGTCCGACTGGTCAACCGGAATTGGCTGGTAGGGCACCTCGATCGTCACGCGAGCCAACCTAGGAGAGATCGCGAACCGTCTCAAAGGGATTTAGGGCCTGCCCCAAACGGCTTGACTTCTCCGTTGGAAAGCCACTGCGCGCTCAGCGTCGGGGGGCGCGCCTCGGCGATCAACGGCGCACCTCACCTTCCACACCTTCCACTTCCTTTCGCCCGTACGGTGCGGCTCATGTGCAGGGGGAATCGTCTTCAGCAACCCGTCGTCCGGGTACGGGAAGCAATCGGCTCTTCCGCAGTGAGTTGGTGATGCCGTGCGCCGTTGCCGTTCGTGGTCGGACGCTGGATCGTCGTGTCGCGGGAGGAGACCGCATGCAGGACGGTGAGCCCACGGGACAAGAACTCCGCACGCGTGATGCTCATCCGGGGCTGGTCTCAACCCGGCTGGCGCTGAGGGCATAAGGCCACCTGGGGCGCTGCTCCAAGAGGCGGCCTGAGTCAGAAATCCCCCCTTCAGGGAGGGGAGGATTCAAGGGAGTACTCGGTCTGCCGCGTGGGCGACCTCGCGTGATGTGCGGCTACGGCCATGACGAGGACGGACGCCAGGACGATGCCGGCGCCGACGTAGAGCGGTGCGGTGTAGCCGAGGCCCGCGGTGATGGCCAGGCCTCCGAGCCAGGCGCCGAGGGCGTTGCCGAGGTTGGACGCGGACACGTTGGCGCTGGCGGCGAGTGCCGCCCCGTGGGCGTAGTCGGTGACGCGGGTGATCATGCCGGGGACGCCGGCGAATCCGAACAGCCCCATCAGAAAGACCAGGATCACCGAAGCGGTGGCGCTGCCCGCCAGCAGGCCGAACGCGGCCAGGGTGATGGTCAGTCCGAGCAGGGAGAGGACCAGGGCACGATCACGGTGGCGGTCGGCCGCTCGTCCGCCGATCAGGTTTCCGACGACCAGGCCGACGCCGTACACCATCAGCAGCCAGGCGACATCCGCGGAGGAGAATCCGCCGACCTCGGTGAAGGTGTAGGCGATGTAACTGAACGCGCCGAACATCCCGCCGTAGCTGAGCGCGGTGGCTGTCAGGGTCAGCCAGACCTGCCAGGACCGGAACGCGCGGAACTGGGCCCGCAAGCCGATGGGCGGCATCGGGTCGGAGCTGCCCGCCGCAGTCGGAGGTCGTGTTTCTCCCGCCGCGGCGGGGACGAGGGCGCCGATGCCCGCCAGCGCGAGCACGCCGATTCCGGTGACCGCCCAGAAGGCCGCTCGCCAGCCCCAGCGCTCACCGACCAGCGCGCCGAACGGCACGCCGAGCACGTTCGCGACGGTCAGCCCGGCGAACATGACCGCCACCGCACGGGACTTCTTCTCCGGCGCGACCAGGCTGCGAGCGACCAGCGAGCCGATACCGAAGAACGAACCGTGGCAGAGCGCGGCGACGATCCGGCCGAGCAGCATCACCGGGTAGTTCGGCGCAACCGCCGACAACAGGTTGCCGACGACGAACAACCCCACCAGGCCGACCAGGATCCCCTTGCGGGGCAGCCGCGCCGTCGCCGCGGTCAGCGCGATCGCGCCGACCGCGACACTCAGCGCATACCCGGAGATCAGCCGGCCCGCCGCCGCTTCGGACACCCCGAAACTCGACGCCACCTGCGGCAGCAGCCCGGCGATCAGGAATTCGGTCAGACCGATGCCGAAGCCGCCGAGTGCCAGCGCGATGAGTCCACTCGGCATCCGTCGCTCTCCGATCGCGAGCCCAACGAGTCATGGGGCAGCGGGAGTTCCAGCCGTGGCCGGCCCGCTGTGCCATCAGAGGAACGGAGTTCGGCAGGCGATGTCCATGGACTCGTCGACTGAGCGCGTGCACTTTCACTTGGTTTCGATGCGGCCCAGTGGATTGCCGCTCTTCGTCAATGCCGTGCGGGCTGCCGACCAGCTGGGATCCTGCGGGTCGAGGGCGCTGCGAAGGTAGGCCCAGGTGAGCCGTTGGATCAGGGCGACTCGTTCGGGGTTCTCGTCCGTTGTTTCCCTGGCTTCGTAGCCGGGGATTCCGCCCAGCGAGTGTTCCGCCCCGAACACGGTGAGCAGGCTCTTGCTGCCGGGACTCAAGAAGTAGGGGTTGGCGCACCAGTCCGGCCCCCGAACGGTGAGCGGCGAGTTGTCCTGATCCCCCGCGATCACGAGGGTCGGCGTGGTCATGTCCGCGAAGCTCGGGTTCATGAACGGGTAGCGCTCGGCAGCGAACGGTGACAGGTCGGCGCCGCCCTGTCCGGCCGTGGCGAGCAGCACGCCCGCTTTGATGCGCGAGTCCGAAAGGTCCTCTCCCTTCTTGTTCTGCTCATCAAGGACTCGCAGGCCCAGCAGATTGCCCGCGGTCTGGCCGCCGAAGGAATGTCCGGCTGCGGCGATACGGCTTCGATCCAGGCGGCCACTGAGGCCCGGCACGGCAGCTTCCAGGAGATCAAGGTGGTCGAGGATGCGCTTCATGTCCTCGACTCGGTAACGCCAGATCCGTGGTGTGCGGGGATCGTTCAGGGGAAGGGCCAGGGTCCTGGAGTCGAGATGGGTGGGTTGAATGACGGCGAATCCGTGAGCGGCCCAGAAGTCGGCCAGCGGTCCGTAGCCGTCCAGCGATGAGCCGAAGCCGTGCGAGAAGACAATGATGGGCAGTTCTTGTCCGGCGGTCGGGGCGGACACGCGCACGTGGAGGTCGTGACCACGGCCCGGCGCCGGCAGCGATATCGGCTTCACGGAGACGATGGGAGTGGGCACGCTTGTGGCTGGGTCCATGGTTGCCCTGGCTGATTCGGCCATGGAGCGGTCTTCCTTTCAGCTGTTGCGCGGTTGACGCCCTGGTCTGACATCATGAAGAAACGGTACAGCGTCCCGTTTGAAAATACGGGACACTGTACCGTTTAGTAAGGACGGCAGCGAAGGGAAGGGTGCGGTGAACGAAGACGATCGGGACGCGGGACGTGTAGCGCGGCCCAAGCGGGCAGACGCACGGCGCAACAAGGAGACCCTGCTCGACGCGGCCGCCGCGGTCTTCGTCACGGCGGGCGTGGAAGCGCCGATCCGCGACATCGCGGCCAAGGCCGGTGTCGGGACGGCCACGATCTACCGCCACTTCCCGACACGAGCGGATCTCATCATCGCCGTCTACCGCCACCAGGTCGACGCCCTCGCCGAGGCCGGGCCGGCCCTGCTGGCGAGCAGCGCAACTCCCCATGCCGCGCTCGGGCAATGGATCAACCTCTTCGTCGATTTCCTGGTCACCAAACACGGGCTCGCGGCCGTACTGCAGTCCGACGACCCCTGCTTCGACCCCCTGCACTCCTACTTCCTCGACCGCCTCGTGCCCGTCTGCACTCAGCTCCTCGAGGCCGCCGCCGACGCCGACGAGATCCGCCCCGGCCAGGACGCGTACGAGCTCATGCGCGGAGTCGGAGGGCTGTGCGCGGGCGCGGGCAACAATCCCCGCTACGACGCACGCCGACTGGTCGGACTCCTCATCGCCGGGCTGCGCCGACCGCGGTGACAGCGGCCGTGCGTCGCGCTGAGGGCCGTGACATCGTGGGGCCATGACCATCGAGGTGCGCCCGGCTTCGGTCTTCGAGGATGTCCGTACGCTGCTCGGTCCCAAGTCACCGGGCGCCAACGTCTGCTGGTGCCTGAGCTACCGGATCCCGTCCAAGCTCAACAACGAGCTGCGCGGACCGGCTCGCGGTGAGTACGTCGCCGACCTGTGCCGCGGGAAGCCCGCTCCGGGAGTGATCGCCTACGACGGTGACGAGCCCGTCGGCTGGGCCGCCGTCGCGCCCCGATCGGACACGTCCTTCGCACGCAGCCGCAAGATCCCGCACGTCGACGACCTGCCCGTCTGGTCGCTGTGGTGCATCCGCGTGCGCCCCGGTCACCGGAAGAAGGGCGTCTCGCACGCCCTCATCGCGGGCGCGGTGGAGTTCGCCCGCGCTCACGGCGCACCGGCGATCGAGGCGTACCCCCTCGACAACGGCGACGCGAGGGTCGACATGACGATGGCGTACGCCGGAATCCGGAAGAACTTCGAACGCGCCGGGTTCACCCACGCCGCCGACACCACCTCGGTACTGGCCGGTCATCCCCGGGTGCTGATGCGACTCGACCTGCGCTGACCGGTCCGCAGGGCAAGCGAGGAGCCCTCACTCCCCCATGATCTTCAGCGAGGCCCACAAGGCGAGGGTGGAGGCCAGCAGGGCCAGGGGGACGGTGAGCAGGCCGAGGAGGGTGAACTCCTTGAGCCTGACGTCGTGATCATGGTGGTGGGCGATACGCCGCCACAGCAGCGTGGCCAGGGATCCGGCGTAGGTGAGGTTCGGGCCGATGTTGACGCCCAGCAGGACGGCCAGGATCGCGCCGGGCCCGGACGGTGCGGCCAGGGGCACAAGGGCGAGGACGGCGGGCAGGTTGCTGATCAGGTTCGCCAGGAGTGCGGCGAGCGCGGCGATGCCCAGCAGGGCGGGCAGCGTGGTGCCGTCGGGCAGGACATTCCCGAGGGCCTGGCCGAGGCCGTTGTCGACGACGGCCCGTACGACCACACCGAGGGCAAGGACGAAGGCGAGGAACGGCACGTCGGCGGAGCGAACGATCGCGGCCGGAGTCGTGTGCCGGCGAGCCAGGGCGCGTACGGCCATCACGGCCGCGCCGGCCGCCGCGGCCCAGGCCGGGTCGATGCCGAGTGCGGAAGCCACGATGAAGCCGGCGAGGGTGGCGGCGACCGTCACCAGCGCGAACAGTGGCAGCTCCGTAGGCTCATCCGCCCCCGTCGGATCGCTCGGTGCGTTGAGTTCGGCGGCGAAGAAGCGACGGAAGACGGCGTACTCGACGGCGATGGCCGCCAGCCATGGCAAGGTCATCAGCAACGCGAAACGCGTGAAGGTCAGCCCCGTCGCCGTGAATGCGAGCAGGTTCGTCAGGTTCGACACCGGCAACAGCAGGGAGGCCGTGTTCGACAGATGCGCGCCGGCATAGACGTGAGGGCGCGGCCGGGCCCCCATCCGTGCGGCGGTGGCGAACACGACCGGGGTCAGCAGGACCACGGTGGCGTCCAGGCTGAGCACGGCAGTGATCAGCGAGGCGAGAGCGAAGACCGCGCCCAGCAGCCTGTGCGGTCGGCGGCGGGACCAGCGGGCCATCCATGTCCCGCAGGCGCGGAAGAGGCCCTCGTCGTCACAGAGCCTGGCGAGCACCAGTACGGCGGCGAGAAAGCCGATCACCGGCCCGAGCCGGGCCGCCTCCTCCCGCACTTCCGCGATCGGGATCCCGCCGGCCGCGACCACGATGCCGGCTGCGGGTACCGCGAAGGCCGCCTCCGGCCAGCGAAAGGGGCGGACAACGGCGCACACCAGCACCACGACCAGCGCGGCGACGGACAGGGACTCGAGCAGCACAGCATCGATCATCCACAGGGCGCGTAAGGACTGGGTCACCGCCCCAGGTACCTCTGAGTGCCACACCACAGCCCGCTCCCTGTCACAGGCCGCCCGCTTCTTCGGTCAATGGTGTGTATCCGCCACTCGGCAAGGAGATCAGCATGGAATCGCGTCTCAACTACTTCGGCCACCCCCTCGCGGGCAAGGTGCTCAAGCACATCAACTCGGCCGGCAAGGTGGTTTCGGACTCCACACTGCCCCTCGCGACGCAGGAGCTGGTGAAGATCCGCGCCAGTCAGATCAACGGCTGTGGTTTCTGCACCGACATGCACACCAAGGACGCCATAGCGGCGGGAGAGACCGCGCAGCGCCTCCACCTGGTCGCGGCCTGGCGTGAGGCCAAGGTCTTCACCGACGCCGAGCGCGCCGCGCTGGAACTGGCGGAGCAGGGCACCCGCATCGCCGACGCCGCCGGCGGTGTCACCGACGAGGCCTGGAGCAACGCGGCGAAGTACTTCGACGAGGATCAGCTCGTCGCCCTGCTGTCCCTCATCGCCGTCATCAACGCGTACAACCGCATCAACGTCATCAACCAGCAGCCCGCAGGTGACTACCAGCCCGGCCAGTTCGGCTGACCGGCACCTGGCATCCATCGGTTCCCCGTTCGCCTGCCGACGGTGTCACACACTGTGTGGCCGCCTGGTCCTGGTTGGGAAAGCAATCCGTTCGGTGCCGTGGTGAGAAAGGTGCATCATGAGGGCTACCTGGCGCCAAGGATCAGGCGCATCGGCACGCTTCGTCTCCGGCGGAGGCGGCTCGTCGGCGGGCTTGCACGCCCTTCCCCGTCCCGTGGCCGTGGTCGTGGGCGCCGGTGGTGTGCTCGGGGCGGCGCATGTCGGTGTGGGATACGCGCTGGAGCAGCGCGGATTCGTACCGGACATGATCATCGGAACCTCGGTCGGTGCCCTCAACGGTGCCATCGCGGCCGCCCATCCCGACCGGGCCGCGCCGTGGCTGGACCACGTGTGGACCCAGTTGCGTCGCCGTGAGGTGTATCCGCTCGGCTATCTGTCATCACGGGCCAGCGTCTTCACCGATCGCGGCCTGCGTCGACTGATCGCTCGGGCCGAACTGCTGGCACGGATCGAGCAGTTGACGGTCCCGTTCACCGCGGTGGCCATGGACCTGGTCACCGGCGCTCCGGCGCTGCTCGACCACGGAGACCTCAAGTCCGCACTGCTGGCCAGTGCAGCCATTCCCGGGATGCTGCCCCCGGTGGATCGTGACGGCCGGACACTCGTCGACGGCGGGGTGATCGCCTATGTCCCGGTGCTGGCAGCCCACAAGGCCGGGGCAGCCAGCGTCGTGGTGGTGGCGACCGGGCCGGAGAGCTCGCCGTTGCCCACCACCCATCCGCGCCGACGCGCCAGTGCGATCGCCGCCAGGGCCGGGCTGCTGCTCTTGCACCATCAGATCGAGCGTGACCTGCACGAGGTGTCCCAGCGCATTCCCACTGTCGTACTGCCGACCGGCATCGAGTCCTGGCCCGCCCCGTGGGATTTCGGCCACTCCCAGCGCCTGATCAGCACCGCGTCCCTCACCGCGGGGCGCTTTCTCGACGGACTGCGCATCGACGGTCCGGGCCTGTACCGCGTCGACGACCCTTCGGTGCCGTCCGCCGGTCCGGGCGAAGCATCCACTTCTTCCACCTAGGGGGTCGGCCTGTGAGCACCATCGCTTTCCTCAACATCGCCATGCACGGGCGCGTCAACCCGACGCTGCCCATCGTGGCCGAGCTTGTCCGGCGCGGCCACTCCGTCACGTACCACACCTCACCCGCGTTCCGTGAAGAGATCGAGGCCGCCGGAGCCACGGTGTGCCTCTATCCCGGGGGCGACCAGCCGCTCCCCGATCCACCGACGCCGCTCACGCTGCTGGAGGGGCTTGCGGGCACCGCCGTCCGCTTGCTGCCCGCTGTCCTCTCCGATCTGCGCAGGGTCCGGCCCGACTTGATCGTCCACGACAGCGCCTGTCCGTGGGGCGCGGTCGCCGCCCGCGAACTCGGGGTGCCGGCGGCGTCGTCGTTCACCACGTTCGCCTTCAATCGGCAGGTGCCCAGCCCCACCGG
This genomic window from Streptomyces sp. DG2A-72 contains:
- a CDS encoding TetR/AcrR family transcriptional regulator; translation: MNEDDRDAGRVARPKRADARRNKETLLDAAAAVFVTAGVEAPIRDIAAKAGVGTATIYRHFPTRADLIIAVYRHQVDALAEAGPALLASSATPHAALGQWINLFVDFLVTKHGLAAVLQSDDPCFDPLHSYFLDRLVPVCTQLLEAAADADEIRPGQDAYELMRGVGGLCAGAGNNPRYDARRLVGLLIAGLRRPR
- a CDS encoding carboxymuconolactone decarboxylase family protein, with protein sequence MESRLNYFGHPLAGKVLKHINSAGKVVSDSTLPLATQELVKIRASQINGCGFCTDMHTKDAIAAGETAQRLHLVAAWREAKVFTDAERAALELAEQGTRIADAAGGVTDEAWSNAAKYFDEDQLVALLSLIAVINAYNRINVINQQPAGDYQPGQFG
- a CDS encoding chlorophyllase, yielding MDPATSVPTPIVSVKPISLPAPGRGHDLHVRVSAPTAGQELPIIVFSHGFGSSLDGYGPLADFWAAHGFAVIQPTHLDSRTLALPLNDPRTPRIWRYRVEDMKRILDHLDLLEAAVPGLSGRLDRSRIAAAGHSFGGQTAGNLLGLRVLDEQNKKGEDLSDSRIKAGVLLATAGQGGADLSPFAAERYPFMNPSFADMTTPTLVIAGDQDNSPLTVRGPDWCANPYFLSPGSKSLLTVFGAEHSLGGIPGYEARETTDENPERVALIQRLTWAYLRSALDPQDPSWSAARTALTKSGNPLGRIETK
- a CDS encoding GNAT family N-acetyltransferase; the protein is MTIEVRPASVFEDVRTLLGPKSPGANVCWCLSYRIPSKLNNELRGPARGEYVADLCRGKPAPGVIAYDGDEPVGWAAVAPRSDTSFARSRKIPHVDDLPVWSLWCIRVRPGHRKKGVSHALIAGAVEFARAHGAPAIEAYPLDNGDARVDMTMAYAGIRKNFERAGFTHAADTTSVLAGHPRVLMRLDLR
- a CDS encoding patatin-like phospholipase family protein, whose protein sequence is MRATWRQGSGASARFVSGGGGSSAGLHALPRPVAVVVGAGGVLGAAHVGVGYALEQRGFVPDMIIGTSVGALNGAIAAAHPDRAAPWLDHVWTQLRRREVYPLGYLSSRASVFTDRGLRRLIARAELLARIEQLTVPFTAVAMDLVTGAPALLDHGDLKSALLASAAIPGMLPPVDRDGRTLVDGGVIAYVPVLAAHKAGAASVVVVATGPESSPLPTTHPRRRASAIAARAGLLLLHHQIERDLHEVSQRIPTVVLPTGIESWPAPWDFGHSQRLISTASLTAGRFLDGLRIDGPGLYRVDDPSVPSAGPGEASTSST
- a CDS encoding SLC13 family permease; this encodes MIDAVLLESLSVAALVVVLVCAVVRPFRWPEAAFAVPAAGIVVAAGGIPIAEVREEAARLGPVIGFLAAVLVLARLCDDEGLFRACGTWMARWSRRRPHRLLGAVFALASLITAVLSLDATVVLLTPVVFATAARMGARPRPHVYAGAHLSNTASLLLPVSNLTNLLAFTATGLTFTRFALLMTLPWLAAIAVEYAVFRRFFAAELNAPSDPTGADEPTELPLFALVTVAATLAGFIVASALGIDPAWAAAAGAAVMAVRALARRHTTPAAIVRSADVPFLAFVLALGVVVRAVVDNGLGQALGNVLPDGTTLPALLGIAALAALLANLISNLPAVLALVPLAAPSGPGAILAVLLGVNIGPNLTYAGSLATLLWRRIAHHHDHDVRLKEFTLLGLLTVPLALLASTLALWASLKIMGE
- a CDS encoding esterase family protein, with the translated sequence MPAGETIEFDWNDSAMYPGTSRKFWVHVPASYNPANPASLMVFQDGWWYLDPAGEVRGAIVLDNLMHRGDIPVTIGVFVDPGVFPDAEDPKNRNTEYDAFDDRYVSFLLNEIVPEVNKHYSIAEDPDQWGICGGSSGGNCAFTAAWLRPDKFRRVIGYLSSFAQMPDGNPYPEVIPRVPRKPLRIFLQAGHRDLRWNEPEANWLADNLRVAAALAEAGYDFRLVLGDGGHSPNHGGVLLPDALRWLWRPDDHPNQPVGLGGATS
- a CDS encoding MFS transporter, with protein sequence MPSGLIALALGGFGIGLTEFLIAGLLPQVASSFGVSEAAAGRLISGYALSVAVGAIALTAATARLPRKGILVGLVGLFVVGNLLSAVAPNYPVMLLGRIVAALCHGSFFGIGSLVARSLVAPEKKSRAVAVMFAGLTVANVLGVPFGALVGERWGWRAAFWAVTGIGVLALAGIGALVPAAAGETRPPTAAGSSDPMPPIGLRAQFRAFRSWQVWLTLTATALSYGGMFGAFSYIAYTFTEVGGFSSADVAWLLMVYGVGLVVGNLIGGRAADRHRDRALVLSLLGLTITLAAFGLLAGSATASVILVFLMGLFGFAGVPGMITRVTDYAHGAALAASANVSASNLGNALGAWLGGLAITAGLGYTAPLYVGAGIVLASVLVMAVAAHHARSPTRQTEYSLESSPP